From Bacillus sp. Bos-x628, the proteins below share one genomic window:
- a CDS encoding Imm50 family immunity protein — protein sequence MWYENLEESYFLKSLYNEVPKLENIRINSICIKEEGRKVTLHFDMPFYAENPPKKWANLGYNSIALEVDIFDIHSLEMQTLSDTYRGNIEIIKNDQDLIEINITGEVTAKIKADAGLIQSINGYINGALEKK from the coding sequence ATGTGGTACGAAAATTTAGAGGAAAGTTATTTTCTAAAAAGTCTATATAATGAGGTTCCTAAATTAGAAAATATACGTATAAACAGCATTTGTATCAAAGAGGAAGGTAGAAAAGTAACTTTGCATTTTGATATGCCTTTTTATGCGGAAAATCCACCAAAAAAATGGGCTAACTTAGGATACAATTCAATTGCTCTTGAAGTAGACATTTTTGATATCCATTCTTTAGAAATGCAAACATTGTCAGATACATATAGAGGAAACATTGAAATAATTAAGAATGACCAAGATTTAATCGAAATCAATATAACAGGAGAGGTTACTGCAAAAATAAAAGCAGATGCAGGACTCATTCAATCAATTAATGGTTATATTAATGGAGCTTTAGAAAAAAAATAA